AAAACAAAAATTGAGCCAAAGGCGGAGAACTTTGTTTTTTTCGTGGACAACTCCGGGTCCATGGGGTTTGACTACAAGCCCCTGGAAATGCCCAAAAGCCAGGCCGCAAAGGATCTGCTGGCAGCCGTCAGTCAGGATCTGCCAAAACTGGATGCCACTTTCGGCGTATATACATACGCCCCTTACAAGAAATATCTTCCGGCCGGAACCCCGGGATCCCAGGGATTGAAAGGCTCTTTTGAAGCCATGCCTGTTGAGTTTCCCATTTTTGACCGCCAGACCCCGATGGGACAGGATATGAAAAGCCTTGACGGCGCGCTGTCCCGGCTGCAGGACCGGATCAACGTCATTGTGGCCACAGACGGGGAATCCAACCGAGGTCCGGAACCGGTGGGTGTGCTCCAGGCAATGGATGACAAATACGGCGACCGCATCTGTTTTCACTTCCTGAGCCTGGCCCAGAGCCCTGAAGAAAAAGCCCTGGTCAATCAGATGGCGCGCATCCAGTCCTGCTCCACCACCACCGAAGCCGACACCCTGGCAGATGATGCCGGCAGACAGGCATTTATCGAAAAAGTATTTTATGAAACCCGCCAGGTGAAAACCGAACCCAAACCAAAGGAAAAACCGGCTGTAAAGG
The Desulfosalsimonas propionicica DNA segment above includes these coding regions:
- a CDS encoding OmpA family protein — translated: MKPIVKTGVIILSAIFVTFLAGESFAQTKTKIEPKAENFVFFVDNSGSMGFDYKPLEMPKSQAAKDLLAAVSQDLPKLDATFGVYTYAPYKKYLPAGTPGSQGLKGSFEAMPVEFPIFDRQTPMGQDMKSLDGALSRLQDRINVIVATDGESNRGPEPVGVLQAMDDKYGDRICFHFLSLAQSPEEKALVNQMARIQSCSTTTEADTLADDAGRQAFIEKVFYETRQVKTEPKPKEKPAVKAPVIGNVLFGFDSSKIRSQYESNLNKAVEIIKAHPGQKVILRGHTDSKGSAEYNLRLSRRRAKAVADYLKVQGVDPERVTMDLRAFGEANPEYDNATETGRALNRRVEIKLVK